A genomic stretch from Microtus pennsylvanicus isolate mMicPen1 chromosome 11, mMicPen1.hap1, whole genome shotgun sequence includes:
- the LOC142831531 gene encoding olfactory receptor 1f45-like: MRGSNQSSVSEFLLLGLSRDPQQQRLLFLLFLTMYLATVLGNLLIILAIGTDSRLHTPMYFFLSNLSFVDVCFSSTTVPKVLANHILETQAISFSGCLTQMYFLFMFVDMDNFLLAVMAYDRFVAICQPLNYTTKMTQKVCVLMVAGSWVTANLNVLLHTLLIAQLSFCGDNAIPHFFCDITPLLKLSCSDTHLNELMILTEGAVVMVTPFVCILISYIHITSAVLRVSSPRGRWKAFSTCGSHLAVVCLFYGTIIAVYFNPASAHSSEKDTAATVLYTVVTPMLNPFIYSLRNRDLKGALYKVVHRRTFSD, from the coding sequence ATGAGAGGCAGCAACCAGTCGAGTGTCTCTGAGTTCCTCCTCCTGGGACTCTCCAGGGATCCCCAGCAGCAGCggctcctcttcctgctcttcctcacCATGTACCTGGCCACTGTCCTGGGGAACCTGCTCATCATCCTGGCCATCGGCACAGACTCCCGCctgcacacccccatgtacttcttcctcagcaaCCTGTCCTTCGTGGATGTCTGCTTCTCCTCCACCACTGTCCCCAAGGTGCTGGCCAACCATATACTTGAGACTCAGgccatttctttctctgggtGTCTCACAcagatgtattttcttttcatgtttgtgGACATGGACAATTTCCTGCTGGctgtgatggcctatgaccgttTTGTAGCCATCTGCCAGCCTTTAAACTACACAACAAAGATGACCCAAAAAGTCTGTGTCCTGATGGTGGCAGGATCGTGGGTCACTGCCAATCTGAATGTCCTATTACACACCCTGCTCATTGCTCAGCTCTCATTCTGTGGGGACAATGCCATCCCTCACTTCTTCTGTGACATTACTCCTCTCCTGAAACTGTCCTGCTCTGACACACACCTCAATGAGCTGATGATCCTCACAGAGGGAGCTGTAGTCATGGTTACCCCTTTTGTCTGCATCCTGATCTCCTACATCCACATCACATCTGCTGTCCTGAGAGTCTCATCCCCAAGGGGAAGATGGAAAGCCTTCTCCACGTGTGGCTCCCACCTGGCTGTGGTCTGCCTCTTCTATGGCACCATCATCGCCGTCTATTTCAACCCTGCATCTGCACATTCATCTGAGAAGGACACGGCAGCCACCGTGTTGTACACAGTGGTGACCCCCATGCTGAACCCGttcatctacagcctgaggaacaggGACCTGAAAGGGGCTCTCTACAAAGTGGTCCATAGAAGGACCTTTTCTGATTAA